The Streptomyces sp. GSL17-111 region GGCGGCCATGGGGACGGCGGTGCTGATCACCACCGAGGGCGAAGGTCCGAACTCCGCGGGCCCCCTCGCCCCGCAGATGCGCGAGGTCGCCGCTGTGACAGTGCTGGAAGGGGCGGCGGCGTACGCGAGCAGCCAGGAGACGCCCGTCGCGCCGCGCGGAGACCAGTTCATCTACTCCAAGCGAATCATCAAGGAGACGGACCGGAAGACCGGCGAGGTCCAGACCTTCGTGGACGTGAACTGGGATTCGGTGGACGGCTCCCAGCGCTCCCTGACCATGGAGCGCGGCAACGTGATCTGGGAGGAGCCCATGAAGGATGGCGGCTCCGTGTGGCCTCCCCGGGAGTGGAGCAAACTCAAGAAACTTCCGACCGACCCGGAGAAGCTCGTTCCGGCCATCATCTCCGCCACCGGCACGACCGACCAGTCGATCGACGACCTCTCCGGCTTCGACTGGTTCCGCGCCTACTTCCTGCTCGGCGAGCTCCTGAAGCAGCCGGCGCTGCCCCCGGGGTTGCGTCCCGCCGCTTACGAAGCACTGGCCCTGGTGCACGGTGTCAAGGCGATCCCGGGCGTGAAGGACGCTGCAGGGCGCAC contains the following coding sequences:
- a CDS encoding CU044_5270 family protein, with amino-acid sequence MTDELELLRDWDADASPLTEPARAHARHRLLNTITRTKQHPDTGPSRRRALRLATAGVVAMAAMGTAVLITTEGEGPNSAGPLAPQMREVAAVTVLEGAAAYASSQETPVAPRGDQFIYSKRIIKETDRKTGEVQTFVDVNWDSVDGSQRSLTMERGNVIWEEPMKDGGSVWPPREWSKLKKLPTDPEKLVPAIISATGTTDQSIDDLSGFDWFRAYFLLGELLKQPALPPGLRPAAYEALALVHGVKAIPGVKDAAGRTGVGIAYTGEGSQKGSYLIFDEESYEFLGFRSEGSTASGRTYIQLSHTVEWAIVDRLRQRP